A single region of the Branchiostoma lanceolatum isolate klBraLanc5 chromosome 1, klBraLanc5.hap2, whole genome shotgun sequence genome encodes:
- the LOC136446646 gene encoding uncharacterized protein, producing the protein MAMATRLYGNYRWKRHRCSEGTHVCPVFDVHYLGVMPANGEVGRGAIEEPVDMLFEEGVGRKLEPLTVSLCSHGLKLKQERGPFQRNKQAVFPIHTVTYGASDRIHPNVFGVVVRNGQMEGLLQCHAFFCDSHELARVMTFWLTIAFKEAFETWQKARIPVNRPRNPGVLIEEPLGVNDERALTNCFGLFKFDRQSRKPLQYSVYEPSLYESTDFQDTTARPSSAPRTLAHPATNPFQTGPMDSLRSVRNPLRSRVPFMKSASLDNIPEHTWVKYEYSGAKDAMLGPVPNRGSQQELSPRSPNFPQGGIHQRSAKVMSNAVEPHHYNPGAPRGPPQEIHRVHAVYGRPPGENQDRVEQFELQGGSFPISPTRTEFITPEGLKVTVEKTRFYNWRRAKSVEDLHPGPSDNDQGSPERVKYQNNRTFQLVGFETVGTKRDVPHSSPQKVVDNTNHHIRGPGKATSLENISRTRWTTVPESPYSSISKKTFSEIDFRHVNSNGPPKSPVKANTRRNATPRHELRSSPTRTEVKQVPLHADVIRKVEGRPADKLNSGRAQTRPSADFDSNTARHAVKKVDKLDNGPEQKASNGNHEAFTRSPVLNHDNTRRSQRRQYRVRFEDDADRAREKDQMFGRREQQLPRPSQVNPEVDPEAMRGKLPVAVAVAEMTDSGNASDEESEDSWL; encoded by the coding sequence ATGGCGACCAGGTTGTACGGTAACTACCGCTGGAAGCGCCACCGCTGCTCGGAGGGCACGCACGTGTGCCCCGTGTTCGACGTGCACTACCTGGGCGTCATGCCGGCGAACGGCGAGGTCGGCAGGGGCGCCATCGAGGAGCCCGTGGACATGTTGTTCGAGGAGGGTGTTGGCCGCAAGCTCGAGCCCTTGACCGTGAGCCTGTGTAGCCACGGGCTGAAGCTGAAACAGGAGCGCGGGCCGTTCCAGCGCAACAAGCAGGCAGTCTTCCCCATCCACACGGTGACGTACGGGGCGTCGGACCGGATCCACCCGAACGTGTTCGGCGTGGTGGTTCGGAACGGGCAGATGGAGGGCCTGCTGCAGTGTCACGCCTTCTTCTGCGACTCTCACGAGCTGGCCAGGGTCATGACCTTCTGGCTGACGATCGCGTTCAAGGAAGCGTTCGAGACGTGGCAGAAGGCGAGGATCCCCGTCAACAGGCCCAGGAACCCGGGGGTACTCATCGAGGAACCGCTAGGTGTGAACGATGAGCGCGCGCTCACCAACTGCTTTGGACTCTTCAAATTTGACAGGCAGAGCAGGAAACCTTTACAGTATTCTGTGTATGAACCTTCTCTGTATGAAAGTACGGATTTTCAAGACACGACAGCGCGCCCCTCCTCTGCACCGAGGACCCTCGCCCACCCTGCCACGAACCCTTTCCAAACAGGACCTATGGACAGTCTGAGAAGCGTTCGGAACCCGCTACGTTCTCGTGTCCCCTTCATGAAGTCGGCTTCCCTGGACAACATCCCCGAACACACATGGGTGAAATATGAATACAGCGGAGCCAAAGACGCCATGCTGGGCCCGGTCCCCAACAGAGGATCGCAACAGGAACTGTCGCCTAGGAGCCCCAACTTTCCTCAAGGTGGAATTCACCAAAGGTCAGCCAAGGTCATGTCTAATGCCGTGGAGCCCCATCACTATAACCCAGGGGCACCCAGGGGCCCACCGCAAGAGATCCACAGGGTTCATGCCGTCTACGGCCGGCCCCCGGGAGAGAACCAGGACCGAGTGGAGCAATTCGAACTCCAGGGCGGCAGTTTCCCTATTTCCCCGACTAGAACGGAGTTTATCACACCAGAAGGTTTGAAGGTGACAGTAGAGAAAACGCGGTTCTACAACTGGAGGAGGGCCAAGAGTGTCGAAGACCTACATCCGGGCCCTTCTGACAATGACCAGGGTTCCCCAGAGCGTGTTAAGTACCAGAATAACAGGACCTTTCAGCTCGTGGGCTTTGAGACGGTCGGGACAAAGCGAGACGTCCCCCATTCGTCTCCTCAGAAGGTGGTGGACAATACAAATCATCACATCAGGGGCCCGGGTAAGGCAACTTCTCTAGAGAACATCAGTCGCACCCGGTGGACCACTGTGCCAGAAAGCCCGTACTCATCTATTTCTAAGAAGACGTTTTCCGAGATTGACTTCAGGCACGTGAACTCAAACGGCCCACCGAAAAGCCCGGTCAAGGCTAACACCAGGAGAAACGCGACGCCACGGCACGAGCTTAGATCCAGCCCGACCAGAACTGAAGTCAAACAAGTCCCGCTGCACGCGGATGTCATCAGAAAAGTAGAGGGCAGACCCGCAGACAAGTTGAACAGCGGGCGTGCGCAGACCAGACCGAGCGCCGATTTTGATTCAAATACCGCCAGACACGCCGTGAAAAAGGTCGACAAGCTTGACAATGGCCCGGAACAAAAGGCGTCCAATGGCAACCATGAAGCCTTCACCCGGTCCCCCGTTCTGAATCATGACAACACCCGCAGATCGCAGAGGAGGCAGTATCGGGTGCGGTTTGAAGACGACGCCGACAGAGCCAGAGAAAAGGACCAGATGTTCGGGAGGAGGGAGCAGCAGCTGCCGAGGCCCAGCCAGGTGAACCCCGAGGTGGATCCCGAGGCCATGCGGGGGAAGCTGCCCGTGGCCGTGGCAGTAGCCGAGATGACGGACTCCGGGAACGCCAGCGACGAGGAGTCCGAAGATAGCTGGTTGTAG
- the LOC136446660 gene encoding uncharacterized protein, with protein sequence MPPHYTHRTNGFLRNGGFSEETAETNMAYSPTRRISGYATDTTDDAICPIFHVRYLGRGPVAAAGRDYVSPIVDSLFRQAARKHLPKTTLFISAQGIRVGQPRGGRSAIPVSFVPIHDCLYGAADRIHKEVFSIVVKGTGRGNPFECMSFVCHKSAHSTALALWLNKAFKEAYEVWQTQTVRPADPRGIERNVRRNPSFQHQPPRPVPVEDQYAAYSSVDRGQRRYQRSNSESVYVNGDYRSEPLGEGLLYRGGSNRYSAAPPAYPPQKRKDSEKEGSGFGSFFRRSKRGSERGSREVVYTPPDHDSTKNSPRRSSFSLPDKAPWKKREKKDEKEKKKKDKKKHEDLYTPRGERFVYRNPELSYSVETLDDVSIQSEDRGRSGRRYLRKQRTQSEEREKPPSPVAKRPLSHLLQPTPFTVALEKKASPEPTKREAQIPKKRTSNEKSLSDERRQPPKKPSPQPTLETHSVPPPPLQPAPKRPEEPKPQQNGEIDFSGIVDTDAFIDDVFDGIDYDIFSDDDQKQKRARDNSEEHASEKARDASNKENWPDFSTAYISPTSARGSQDIPRWTNIFGKTPPPGMSPESGAKFSQYQPKALRGDAADVSRADVERARQQPTGSERKRHDSEDDGYTSIVVKENEAPVRYSQALNDYEQASRGKPNGVINNHYDSKGSGDVKNLYNLVGSKSFWETRVDMGKSMLY encoded by the coding sequence ATGCCGCCTCATTACACACACCGGACCAACGGGTTTTTGCGCAACGGAGGATTTTCAGAAGAGACAGCAGAGACAAACATGGCGTACTCGCCGACGAGGAGAATATCGGGGTACGCCACGGACACGACCGACGATGCCATCTGCCCGATTTTTCACGTGCGGTACCTGGGCCGCGGGCCCGTGGCGGCGGCGGGACGGGACTACGTGTCGCCGATCGTGGATTCACTATTCCGACAAGCCGCCAGGAAACATCTGCCAAAGACGACACTGTTTATCTCCGCCCAGGGCATCAGGGTGGGCCAACCTCGCGGAGGAAGGAGCGCCATTCCCGTCAGCTTTGTGCCCATACACGACTGCCTGTACGGAGCGGCCGACAGGATACACAAGGAGGTGTTTTCTATCGTTGTCAAAGGGACGGGTCGGGGCAACCCTTTCGAATGTATGTCGTTTGTGTGCCATAAGTCTGCCCATTCTACCGCGCTAGCCCTCTGGTTAAACAAAGCTTTTAAGGAAGCGTACGAAGTGTGGCAAACGCAGACTGTCAGGCCGGCAGATCCCAGAGGGATCGAGAGAAATGTCCGACGGAACCCGTCCTTCCAACATCAACCACCGAGACCTGTGCCTGTGGAGGATCAATACGCGGCGTACAGCTCTGTGGATAGGGGCCAACGTAGGTATCAGAGGAGCAACTCCGAGTCTGTGTATGTTAATGGCGACTACCGCAGCGAACCTTTGGGGGAAGGGTTGTTGTATAGAGGGGGCAGCAATCGGTACTCTGCGGCACCCCCCGCATACCCGCCACAGAAAAGGAAAGATTCCGAAAAGGAAGGGTCTGGCTTTGGTAGTTTCTTCCGAAGATCGAAAAGAGGGTCGGAAAGGGGGTCGCGAGAGGTGGTATACACGCCGCCCGACCACGACAGCACCAAGAACTCTCCCAGGAGAAGCTCGTTTTCACTGCCTGACAAGGCTCCGTGGAAGAAGCGGGAGAAGAAAGACGAgaaggagaaaaagaagaaggacAAGAAGAAGCACGAGGACTTGTACACGCCGCGAGGTGAGCGTTTTGTGTACAGAAATCCGGAACTAAGTTATAGTGTGGAAAcccttgatgacgtcagcatACAGTCAGAAGACAGAGGGCGATCGGGACGGAGATATCTTAGGAAACAGCGAACTCAGAGCGAGGAGAGAGAGAAACCTCCGTCCCCTGTAGCGAAACGCCCCCTCTCCCATCTGCTGCAGCCCACACCCTTCACTGTAGCGCTGGAGAAAAAGGCTTCACCCGAACCAACTAAGAGGGAAGCTCAGATCCCCAAGAAACGGACTTCGAACGAGAAAAGTCTCTCGGACGAGCGGAGACAACCCCCGAAGAAACCGAGCCCTCAGCCAACCTTGGAAACACATTCTGTCCCTCCCCCTCCTCTACAGCCAGCTCCCAAAAGACCTGAAGAACCCAAGCCACAGCAAAACGGTGAGATTGACTTTTCTGGAATCGTAGATACGGACGCTTTCATCGACGACGTCTTCGATGGCATAGATTATGATATCTTCAGCGACGACGACCAAAAACAGAAACGTGCCCGTGACAATTCTGAAGAACACGCGTCCGAGAAAGCCCGCGACGCCTCGAACAAGGAAAACTGGCCGGACTTTTCCACGGCCTACATTAGCCCAACTTCGGCGCGAGGGAGCCAGGACATACCGAGGTGGACAAACATCTTCGGTAAGACCCCTCCCCCGGGGATGTCGCCAGAGTCGGGGGCGAAGTTCTCGCAGTATCAACCCAAAGCCCTTCGTGGCGACGCGGCCGACGTCTCCCGAGCGGACGTAGAGAGAGCCCGACAACAGCCGACAGGGTCCGAGAGAAAACGACATGATTCCGAGGACGATGGATATACCTCCATCGTGGTGAAAGAAAACGAGGCACCTGTAAGGTATTCTCAAGCGCTAAACGACTATGAACAAGCTTCGCGCGGCAAACCCAACGGTGTCATCAACAACCACTACGATTCCAAAGGATCCGGGGACGTTAAGAACTTGTATAACCTGGTAGGCTCTAAATCATTCTGGGAAACTAGGGTAGACATGGGGAAAAGTATGCTGTACTGA